Proteins from a genomic interval of Flammeovirgaceae bacterium SG7u.111:
- a CDS encoding spore germination protein GerW family protein has translation MNLILMGANNSLLAVFSLFHPNLFANMQADNPFKEIIDKFQSTGKVDTVFGTPIVSKEKTLVPVSKVKYGFGGGWGKSPWIKSRAGDEQVDVEGQGIGFGGGGGIQVEPIGMVEITAEFTRFMPINPQKKLIKTFVGGIIAGIILRKIFK, from the coding sequence ATGAACCTTATCTTGATGGGGGCAAACAATAGCCTTCTCGCCGTATTTTCACTTTTCCACCCAAACCTTTTCGCAAACATGCAAGCTGATAACCCATTCAAAGAGATCATAGATAAATTCCAGTCAACTGGCAAAGTAGATACAGTATTCGGCACCCCCATTGTATCTAAAGAAAAAACATTGGTTCCGGTTTCGAAAGTGAAATATGGGTTTGGGGGAGGCTGGGGCAAAAGCCCGTGGATCAAAAGCAGAGCTGGTGACGAACAAGTAGATGTAGAAGGGCAGGGTATTGGGTTTGGTGGCGGAGGAGGAATACAAGTAGAGCCGATTGGCATGGTGGAAATCACCGCCGAATTTACTCGTTTTATGCCTATAAACCCTCAAAAGAAGCTGATAAAGACCTTTGTAGGCGGAATCATAGCTGGCATTATTTTGAGAAAAATATTCAAATAG
- a CDS encoding ankyrin repeat domain-containing protein, with the protein MFVLVSTLGLFSASAQDAESGILFKAIEKNNYEQVKNLLETGSDPNVTDMLRNTPLHVAAFHGHDKIILLLAEYDADLNALNKAQQTPLYSALHADQLLAVNALVESGANLSAKFTSERMTILHFAAKEKRYDITEKLLEAGADPKIKDRNGKKPIDYAKSNKDKGMASLLKDKRWK; encoded by the coding sequence TTGTTCGTACTCGTAAGCACGCTTGGGCTATTTTCGGCAAGCGCCCAAGATGCCGAATCGGGTATTTTGTTTAAGGCAATTGAAAAAAACAACTATGAACAAGTAAAGAACTTGTTGGAAACAGGCTCTGACCCCAATGTAACGGATATGCTCCGTAACACTCCTTTACATGTGGCGGCATTTCATGGCCATGATAAAATCATCCTCCTTCTGGCCGAGTACGATGCCGACCTCAATGCGCTAAACAAAGCTCAACAAACCCCACTCTACAGTGCGCTCCATGCCGATCAACTACTTGCAGTAAATGCATTGGTAGAAAGCGGGGCAAACCTTTCTGCCAAATTCACTAGTGAAAGGATGACGATACTGCACTTTGCCGCCAAGGAAAAAAGGTACGACATAACCGAGAAGCTTTTGGAAGCGGGCGCTGACCCTAAAATAAAAGACAGGAACGGCAAAAAACCTATTGATTATGCCAAAAGCAACAAAGACAAAGGAATGGCCTCCCTCCTAAAAGACAAAAGGTGGAAGTAG
- a CDS encoding OmpA family protein, with amino-acid sequence MKKIAVFAVILMTLLQAKRVNDFAPENLGPNVNSEYEDRSPRISPDGNTLYFARNNHPQNPYFSQVDVTQNIWVSEKNSEGEWGEAQLMTNVLNNGPVSFVTSVQPDGNTLLVGGVFKKGVYEGGAGFSITHRTENGWTPPDQIQVKDYQEMVKGHRHNAQMTNDGHALVMSFSEESERTANYDLYVSFKKKDGTWLRPKNLGEMINTPGFEYSPFMAADGKTLYFASDREGGKGGNDFYVTHRLDETWENWSPPKNMGSYINTLEDETYFCLDASGEFAYIVSDNHSYGKGDIFKVMLKEEDRPGPVVLVKGKVFNASTNEPMKATIAYNDLFGTVELGNAISNPETGEYKIVLPYGKKYGFGANAEGFVASFSNVDLSDVKTYEEKTVNLYLHPLEEGQTIRLNNVFFDTGLFELKPESNNELDKIYNLLIENPSMEIEVAGHTDNRGNPFDNKELSENRASAVRKYLIAKGIASERVTPVGYGHTVPLVPNINEGNRQKNRRVEFTILKK; translated from the coding sequence ATGAAAAAAATTGCAGTATTTGCAGTGATCCTTATGACACTGCTCCAGGCCAAACGAGTCAATGACTTTGCCCCAGAAAATCTAGGGCCAAATGTGAACTCTGAATATGAAGATCGCTCTCCTAGGATTTCTCCAGATGGGAATACCCTTTATTTCGCAAGAAATAACCATCCTCAGAACCCGTATTTTAGCCAAGTAGACGTAACCCAAAACATTTGGGTTTCAGAAAAAAATAGTGAGGGAGAATGGGGCGAGGCTCAGTTGATGACAAATGTGCTCAACAACGGCCCGGTCTCTTTTGTGACTAGTGTTCAGCCAGATGGTAACACCTTATTAGTTGGAGGGGTGTTTAAAAAAGGTGTTTATGAAGGTGGTGCAGGCTTTTCTATAACCCACCGCACTGAAAATGGCTGGACTCCTCCTGACCAAATTCAAGTTAAGGATTATCAGGAAATGGTGAAGGGACACAGGCACAACGCTCAAATGACCAACGATGGTCATGCATTGGTAATGAGCTTTAGCGAGGAGTCAGAAAGGACGGCCAACTACGATTTGTATGTGAGCTTTAAAAAGAAAGATGGTACTTGGCTAAGACCTAAAAATTTGGGTGAGATGATTAATACACCTGGTTTTGAATATTCTCCTTTTATGGCTGCTGATGGCAAAACGCTTTATTTCGCTAGTGATAGAGAAGGAGGTAAGGGAGGAAATGACTTCTATGTAACACATAGGTTGGACGAAACATGGGAGAATTGGTCGCCACCTAAAAATATGGGAAGCTACATCAACACCCTTGAAGATGAGACTTATTTTTGCTTAGATGCTTCGGGCGAGTTTGCCTACATAGTTTCAGACAACCATTCTTATGGAAAAGGTGATATTTTCAAGGTAATGCTGAAAGAGGAAGATAGGCCAGGTCCGGTTGTATTGGTAAAAGGAAAAGTCTTTAATGCAAGCACTAACGAGCCAATGAAAGCAACTATCGCTTACAATGATTTATTTGGCACAGTTGAACTAGGAAACGCAATTTCTAACCCAGAAACTGGGGAGTATAAGATTGTGTTGCCTTATGGTAAAAAATATGGCTTTGGGGCAAATGCCGAGGGTTTTGTGGCATCTTTCAGCAATGTAGACCTAAGCGATGTAAAGACTTATGAAGAAAAAACAGTGAACCTGTATCTGCATCCACTAGAAGAAGGTCAGACAATTAGGTTGAATAATGTATTTTTCGATACAGGGTTATTCGAACTAAAGCCAGAGTCAAACAACGAGCTGGATAAAATCTATAATTTATTGATAGAGAATCCTTCAATGGAGATTGAAGTAGCAGGGCATACAGATAACCGAGGCAACCCTTTTGACAACAAGGAGCTTTCTGAAAATAGAGCTAGCGCAGTAAGGAAGTATTTAATAGCAAAAGGCATAGCCTCAGAACGTGTTACTCCCGTAGGCTATGGTCATACCGTACCGCTTGTGCCTAATATTAATGAAGGAAACCGTCAGAAAAATAGAAGGGTGGAATTTACCATTTTGAAAAAATAA
- a CDS encoding sugar porter family MFS transporter, with translation MQPYKRNAFVYSTIVALGGFVFGLDAAVISGTVRFITQEFSLSDLQVGTAVSAPGLGVLFALPLAGYISNKFGRKKALQIVAALYLVSAVCSALAPSFVALVAARFLGGLAFCSLSLASMYIGEIAPPKWRGKLVSMNQMNIVIGLSAAYFVNYLIVQASASGATWVDTLGISKYTWRWMLGSEIIPALAWFGLLFIIPRSPSWLVYSNRIEEAKNSLRKIYPENEIAHQIQEMKDSMGSSKADESMLSQLKEILGKPMRTTLIIGATIAIVQQTTGINAILFYAPTVFEQLGIGTDAAFMQTIWVGLTGLVFTALGLLLIDKIGRRQLTIWGLVWIMLSLGLCSYGFMVARYKLSEKNITELIEIPNAERLLKIAGTEFASDTEYKNALKEVLGETDARDHSSVLLQKAAKLNPTLILTGILSFIAAFHFSVGPVLWVLLSEIFPISLRGIAIPMFALITSITSYIVQQFFPWQLTNMGGAYIFLFYAILVFVGLVVLYRYLPETKNLTIEEIQLKLKNQ, from the coding sequence ATGCAACCTTACAAAAGAAATGCCTTTGTTTATTCCACCATTGTTGCGCTTGGAGGCTTTGTGTTTGGGCTAGATGCGGCTGTTATCTCAGGCACAGTTCGGTTTATTACCCAAGAGTTTTCCCTTTCCGATCTTCAAGTAGGAACTGCTGTAAGTGCTCCTGGGTTAGGCGTATTATTTGCCCTTCCTCTGGCCGGATACATCAGCAATAAATTTGGTCGAAAAAAAGCTCTTCAAATAGTAGCAGCGCTTTACCTTGTTTCAGCAGTTTGTTCTGCTCTTGCACCAAGTTTTGTGGCATTAGTTGCTGCCCGTTTTTTAGGAGGTCTTGCATTTTGCTCTTTGTCTTTGGCATCTATGTACATAGGAGAAATTGCCCCACCTAAATGGAGAGGTAAATTGGTTTCCATGAACCAGATGAACATTGTCATTGGTTTGTCAGCAGCTTATTTTGTGAACTACCTTATTGTGCAAGCATCGGCTTCGGGCGCTACCTGGGTAGATACCTTAGGTATTAGCAAATATACCTGGCGCTGGATGCTCGGTTCGGAAATTATACCTGCATTAGCTTGGTTCGGTTTGCTCTTCATCATACCCAGAAGCCCATCTTGGTTGGTGTATAGCAATCGAATAGAAGAGGCAAAAAACTCCCTTCGAAAAATTTATCCAGAGAATGAAATAGCGCATCAGATTCAAGAAATGAAAGATAGTATGGGGAGCAGTAAGGCAGACGAGTCTATGCTTTCTCAGCTGAAGGAAATTTTGGGGAAACCGATGCGAACTACCTTAATTATTGGGGCTACTATTGCCATAGTGCAGCAAACTACGGGCATCAATGCCATTCTTTTTTATGCGCCTACGGTTTTTGAACAACTGGGCATAGGTACCGATGCGGCATTTATGCAAACAATTTGGGTCGGGCTAACTGGCTTGGTTTTCACCGCACTAGGTTTGTTGCTCATCGATAAAATAGGTAGGAGGCAGCTCACTATTTGGGGCTTGGTTTGGATCATGCTCAGCTTGGGCTTGTGTTCGTATGGCTTTATGGTTGCCCGTTACAAGCTCTCCGAAAAAAACATAACTGAGTTAATCGAAATCCCAAATGCCGAACGCTTGCTAAAAATTGCAGGGACAGAGTTCGCCAGCGATACGGAATATAAAAATGCGCTGAAAGAAGTGTTGGGTGAAACCGATGCGAGAGATCACTCGAGCGTATTGCTCCAAAAAGCGGCCAAGCTCAACCCAACGCTTATTTTAACTGGGATTTTGAGTTTTATAGCGGCCTTTCATTTTTCAGTAGGTCCTGTTTTGTGGGTGCTGCTATCTGAAATTTTCCCCATTTCCCTAAGGGGTATTGCCATCCCGATGTTTGCCCTCATTACCAGTATTACGAGCTACATCGTTCAGCAATTTTTCCCTTGGCAGCTTACCAATATGGGCGGGGCGTACATTTTTCTTTTCTATGCAATTTTAGTTTTTGTTGGCTTGGTGGTTTTATATCGCTATCTGCCCGAAACCAAAAACTTGACTATAGAAGAAATACAGTTAAAGCTTAAAAACCAATAA
- a CDS encoding family 43 glycosylhydrolase: protein MSKKLSAASLRAKNYDKGPEWYCEIVTKEITGDLAVNEDGMVRRDPSAVIKVGDLYHVWYSKSTGKSYGFGSGDLEAKTFPWDQCDIWHATSKDGWHWEEEGVAVTRGEAGSYDDRSVFTPEILAHDGKYYLVYQVVTSPYLRRSYEHISLAVADSPYGPWEKVPGPILETAQDGEWLGEADNRFLVKSKGSFDSHKVHDPTLMFFNGKFYLYYKGEPMGEEMFMGGRETKWGVAISDKPEGPYVRSEYNPITNSGHEVCVWHYNGGIAAMLTTDGPERNTLQWAEDGVNFEIMAHIKGAPEANGLFRTPNHDDNPLEGLRWGLCHEVTGQAGFMKRFEVDEELKGYFLRRETYE from the coding sequence ATGAGTAAAAAGTTAAGCGCAGCAAGCCTACGGGCTAAAAATTACGATAAAGGGCCAGAGTGGTATTGTGAAATAGTAACGAAGGAAATCACGGGCGACTTGGCAGTGAACGAAGATGGGATGGTGCGCCGTGACCCTAGTGCTGTTATAAAAGTAGGTGACCTTTACCATGTGTGGTACAGCAAATCCACAGGAAAAAGCTATGGCTTTGGAAGTGGGGATCTCGAAGCAAAAACATTTCCTTGGGATCAGTGCGATATTTGGCATGCAACCAGCAAAGATGGCTGGCACTGGGAAGAGGAAGGCGTAGCGGTTACACGTGGAGAAGCGGGCTCTTATGACGATAGAAGTGTATTTACCCCCGAAATTCTTGCCCACGATGGGAAATATTATTTGGTGTACCAAGTGGTAACATCGCCATACTTACGCCGCTCTTACGAGCATATTTCTTTGGCAGTGGCCGATTCTCCTTACGGACCTTGGGAAAAAGTACCCGGTCCTATTTTGGAAACTGCCCAAGACGGCGAATGGTTGGGTGAAGCCGACAACCGTTTTTTGGTGAAAAGCAAAGGGAGTTTTGATAGCCATAAAGTGCATGATCCCACGCTCATGTTTTTCAATGGGAAATTCTATTTGTACTACAAAGGCGAGCCAATGGGCGAAGAAATGTTTATGGGCGGAAGAGAAACCAAATGGGGCGTTGCTATTTCCGATAAGCCCGAAGGTCCTTATGTACGAAGCGAATACAATCCAATCACAAATTCTGGCCACGAAGTATGTGTGTGGCATTACAACGGAGGGATTGCCGCTATGCTAACAACAGATGGCCCTGAGCGAAATACGCTCCAGTGGGCGGAAGATGGCGTAAATTTCGAGATAATGGCGCACATAAAAGGAGCGCCCGAGGCTAATGGATTGTTCCGAACTCCCAACCACGACGATAACCCGCTTGAGGGATTGCGCTGGGGGCTTTGCCACGAAGTAACGGGGCAAGCTGGCTTCATGAAACGCTTTGAGGTAGATGAAGAAT